The Microbulbifer sp. YPW1 genome contains a region encoding:
- a CDS encoding monovalent cation/H+ antiporter subunit D family protein: MFAHLPILQVILPLVAAPSCLIIRKSTLVWLFTLLVSFAALVVSVLLLQQVYAEGAISYRLGGWEAPWGIEYRIDLLNAWVLLIVSGLSSVVLAAARTSVAQELEASRQTVFYALYLLCFAGLLGIVATGDVFNVFVFLEISSLSTYALIALGRDRRALWAAFQYLIMGTIGATFLLIGIGFLYMMTGTLNMADLATLIPAMDQSTTVLAAFAFIFVGICLKLALFPLHMWLPNAYSCAPSIVTAFLAATATKVALYLLLRFTFTVFGIQFSLSHLPMDTLLVGLGLVGVFAASGVAIYQANIKRMLAFSSVAQVGYMVVGIGIGTATALQATLLHLFNHALMKGGLFLALAGLVYRLGGCRIEHFNGLGRAMPWTMAAIVIGGISLIGMPLTVGFVSKWYLIAAAIEQQLWWVAVLVVLGSLLAVVYIWRLVEAAYFQPANSDAVTEAPLGILLPAWLLIAANIYFGIDTRLPVEVTAAAAQFLIGGAAP; this comes from the coding sequence ATGTTTGCCCACCTCCCCATACTGCAGGTGATACTGCCACTGGTAGCGGCTCCATCCTGCCTGATCATCCGCAAGTCCACACTGGTCTGGCTGTTTACCCTGCTGGTGAGTTTTGCCGCGCTGGTTGTCAGTGTGTTGTTGCTACAGCAGGTATATGCGGAAGGTGCCATCAGCTACCGCCTCGGCGGGTGGGAGGCGCCCTGGGGTATCGAGTACCGGATCGACCTGCTGAATGCGTGGGTGCTGCTGATCGTTTCGGGCCTGAGCAGTGTGGTGCTTGCCGCGGCGCGGACCAGTGTTGCGCAGGAGCTGGAGGCCAGCCGCCAGACCGTTTTCTACGCGCTTTATCTACTGTGTTTTGCCGGGCTTCTGGGTATCGTTGCCACCGGCGATGTGTTCAACGTTTTTGTATTCCTGGAAATCTCGTCACTCTCGACCTACGCATTGATTGCCCTCGGGCGCGACAGGCGCGCGCTGTGGGCTGCGTTCCAGTACCTGATCATGGGCACTATCGGGGCCACCTTTCTCCTGATCGGGATCGGCTTCCTGTACATGATGACCGGCACCCTGAATATGGCGGACCTGGCAACCCTGATTCCCGCCATGGATCAATCCACCACGGTGCTCGCCGCCTTCGCCTTTATCTTCGTCGGTATCTGTCTCAAGCTCGCACTGTTTCCACTGCATATGTGGCTACCCAACGCGTACAGCTGTGCGCCGTCGATCGTCACCGCGTTTCTTGCGGCCACCGCCACCAAAGTGGCGCTCTACCTGTTACTGCGATTCACTTTTACCGTCTTCGGCATCCAGTTTTCACTGTCCCACCTGCCGATGGATACACTGCTCGTTGGCCTGGGGCTGGTGGGTGTTTTTGCCGCATCTGGCGTCGCCATTTATCAAGCCAACATCAAACGCATGCTGGCCTTTTCCAGTGTGGCCCAGGTGGGTTACATGGTGGTCGGTATTGGAATCGGCACGGCCACTGCACTGCAGGCGACACTGCTGCACCTGTTCAACCATGCATTGATGAAGGGCGGCCTGTTTCTGGCCCTGGCCGGTCTGGTCTATCGCCTCGGCGGCTGTCGTATCGAACACTTCAACGGTCTTGGCCGCGCCATGCCGTGGACCATGGCGGCAATCGTCATTGGCGGTATCAGCCTGATCGGTATGCCGCTCACCGTCGGTTTTGTCAGCAAGTGGTACCTGATTGCCGCGGCCATCGAGCAGCAGCTGTGGTGGGTAGCCGTATTGGTCGTGCTCGGCTCCCTGCTGGCAGTGGTTTATATCTGGCGCCTGGTAGAGGCCGCCTATTTCCAGCCCGCGAATTCAGATGCGGTTACCGAAGCGCCCCTGGGGATACTGTTACCCGCCTGGTTACTGATCGCCGCGAATATCTATTTCGGTATCGACACTCGCCTGCCGGTTGAGGTAACGGCTGCAGCCGCTCAATTCCTGATCGGAGGTGCCGCACCATGA
- the xseB gene encoding exodeoxyribonuclease VII small subunit has protein sequence MAAKKKAATFESALEELEQLVERLESGDLPLDEALTDFERGVKLTRECQQKLASAEQKVKVLMEENGKVQELPFDTEDDFAGDNGPGAAE, from the coding sequence ATGGCAGCCAAAAAGAAAGCCGCAACCTTCGAGAGCGCACTGGAAGAACTGGAACAGCTGGTGGAACGCCTGGAAAGCGGCGACCTGCCCCTGGACGAAGCGCTGACCGACTTCGAGCGCGGGGTAAAGCTCACCCGCGAATGCCAGCAGAAGCTGGCCAGTGCCGAGCAGAAGGTAAAGGTTCTGATGGAGGAGAACGGCAAGGTACAGGAACTGCCCTTCGACACCGAGGACGACTTTGCAGGAGACAATGGCCCCGGAGCTGCGGAGTAA
- a CDS encoding Rap1a/Tai family immunity protein encodes MKGFTCSGFAAATAAALALSQSVSALEGLTAPGLITACKAHEENRQSPEATSCRAFIQGYLSASTDVVASEDQPSPFVARAIRTRASRLSEDAEQRLNSRYCLPGSTAIDTLAAKVAGISQPVAEEATAESLLIGVLNAHFRCDDAAGE; translated from the coding sequence ATGAAAGGATTTACATGTTCTGGATTCGCAGCGGCAACCGCGGCGGCGCTCGCGCTCAGCCAGTCGGTATCCGCGCTTGAAGGCCTCACCGCGCCGGGCCTGATCACTGCCTGCAAAGCCCACGAGGAGAACCGGCAGAGTCCCGAAGCCACTAGCTGCCGCGCCTTTATCCAGGGGTATCTGTCTGCCAGCACTGACGTTGTTGCAAGCGAAGACCAGCCCTCCCCATTCGTAGCCCGCGCTATCCGCACTCGCGCCAGCCGCCTGTCGGAAGACGCGGAACAGCGCCTGAATAGCCGTTACTGCCTCCCCGGATCTACCGCTATCGACACCCTGGCTGCCAAGGTGGCAGGGATTTCGCAACCTGTTGCAGAAGAAGCGACGGCGGAATCCCTACTGATAGGGGTACTGAATGCCCACTTCCGCTGTGACGACGCGGCCGGGGAATAA
- a CDS encoding PQQ-dependent sugar dehydrogenase encodes MKAPSKNALTFTRRVIFGAIVLFLLLVAAIVAGWVPGINVPWGQLIGASTDEKTVERQLMLAPGYRLQLFSEQVPNARFMAVTRSGDLLVSQPKLGQVSLLLSDRNEDGKTDGQRVLIDGLQRPHGLALFEDWLYIAESNGVGRVPFDHSDGRIAGRYQKIVSGLADTGNHWTKTIGMGPDGWLYLSSGSTCNVCIEEDPHRATIMRFRPDGSDFQIYATGLRNSVGFDWSPKDAALYATDNGRDWLGNDFPPCELNRVQQGGFYGWPYANGNRVPDPDFGEGAGENAGEIQQLIRTSIPPVFEFRAHNAPLGIRFLRSPEQPDTFRDSALVALHGSWNRDVKDGYKVVALHWQEDGSIRAQDFMWGFLGEDKTTVYGRPVDIAEDARGNIYISDDYAGAVYRAQPGDADSASSAIPAENRPPISAPKKPLAIDSSAARQGAQIYERRNCVRCHQQAPLRDLSRKYSLKQLADYFDTPTPPMPNYGFSSSQKRALAHFLMEREVQSDGSGPQLEHFLP; translated from the coding sequence GTGAAAGCTCCGTCGAAAAACGCGCTAACTTTTACCCGCCGGGTAATATTCGGCGCCATTGTTCTTTTTTTGCTGCTGGTGGCGGCAATCGTCGCCGGTTGGGTGCCTGGTATCAATGTCCCCTGGGGACAACTGATTGGCGCCAGTACCGATGAAAAAACCGTTGAGCGTCAATTAATGCTGGCGCCGGGTTATCGACTGCAACTGTTCAGTGAACAGGTGCCCAACGCGCGTTTTATGGCAGTCACCCGCAGTGGCGATCTGCTGGTCTCGCAACCCAAGCTGGGCCAGGTGAGCCTGCTGCTCAGTGACCGCAACGAAGACGGCAAGACCGATGGCCAACGGGTACTGATCGACGGCCTGCAGCGGCCGCACGGGCTGGCGCTGTTTGAGGACTGGCTGTATATCGCGGAAAGCAACGGCGTGGGCCGGGTGCCCTTCGATCACTCCGATGGTCGCATCGCCGGCCGTTACCAGAAAATTGTCAGCGGCCTCGCCGATACCGGCAACCACTGGACGAAGACCATCGGCATGGGGCCGGATGGCTGGTTGTACCTTTCCAGCGGCTCCACCTGCAATGTATGTATAGAGGAAGACCCGCACCGGGCAACCATTATGCGTTTTCGTCCGGATGGCAGCGATTTCCAGATTTACGCCACCGGACTACGCAACAGTGTGGGCTTTGACTGGTCGCCGAAAGATGCCGCGCTCTACGCCACAGATAATGGCCGCGACTGGCTGGGGAACGACTTCCCCCCGTGCGAGCTGAACCGCGTGCAGCAGGGGGGCTTCTACGGTTGGCCCTACGCCAATGGCAACCGCGTACCGGACCCGGATTTCGGCGAGGGCGCTGGGGAAAATGCGGGTGAAATACAGCAACTTATCCGCACCTCGATTCCCCCGGTATTCGAGTTCCGCGCGCACAATGCACCGCTGGGTATCCGTTTCCTGCGCAGCCCGGAACAGCCGGATACATTCCGCGACTCGGCACTGGTGGCACTACACGGTTCCTGGAACCGGGACGTAAAGGATGGCTACAAGGTGGTGGCTCTGCACTGGCAGGAGGACGGCAGTATCCGCGCGCAGGACTTTATGTGGGGCTTCCTGGGCGAGGACAAAACCACGGTGTACGGTCGCCCGGTGGATATCGCAGAGGATGCCCGCGGCAATATTTATATCTCCGATGACTACGCCGGTGCGGTTTACCGGGCACAGCCCGGAGATGCGGATTCCGCCAGCAGCGCCATTCCCGCCGAAAATCGCCCGCCCATCAGCGCGCCGAAAAAGCCTCTCGCCATCGACAGCAGCGCCGCCCGCCAGGGGGCCCAGATCTACGAACGGCGCAATTGTGTGCGTTGCCACCAGCAGGCGCCGCTGCGGGACCTGAGCCGCAAATACTCGCTCAAGCAACTGGCAGACTATTTCGACACGCCCACGCCGCCGATGCCCAATTACGGTTTCAGCAGCAGCCAGAAACGGGCGCTGGCGCATTTCCTGATGGAGCGGGAGGTGCAGTCGGACGGCAGCGGGCCACAGCTGGAGCACTTCCTGCCCTGA
- a CDS encoding monovalent cation/H+ antiporter complex subunit F: protein MLTATLIALLVVMALALIRALLGPTIHDRILAVNLFGTKTVLLIAVICFTLGKPEYLDIALVYALINFVSVIGVLRYFEFRSGAGGAFKSAAAVEETRGD, encoded by the coding sequence ATGCTGACTGCAACCCTGATCGCACTGCTGGTGGTGATGGCACTGGCACTGATACGCGCCCTGCTCGGCCCGACAATTCACGATCGCATTCTGGCGGTGAACCTGTTCGGCACCAAAACCGTTTTATTGATCGCGGTAATCTGTTTCACCCTGGGAAAGCCGGAATATCTCGATATTGCGCTGGTTTACGCACTGATCAACTTTGTCAGCGTGATTGGAGTATTGCGGTATTTTGAGTTTAGAAGCGGTGCGGGCGGCGCTTTTAAAAGCGCTGCCGCTGTGGAGGAGACACGCGGTGATTGA
- the mnhG gene encoding monovalent cation/H(+) antiporter subunit G: MSLEAVRAALLKALPLWRRHAVIDSILTLVSGFLLAMGCFFMLSGAIGILRFPDFYTRMHAAGITDTLATFLVITGLMLIAGWSLALFKLGLILLFIFFTSPTASHALARSAQHSELKLQSLWEGSASNGRPQKKISTKGSEPDTAVEAAGVSR; encoded by the coding sequence TTGAGTTTAGAAGCGGTGCGGGCGGCGCTTTTAAAAGCGCTGCCGCTGTGGAGGAGACACGCGGTGATTGACTCCATTTTAACGCTAGTCAGCGGTTTTTTATTGGCAATGGGCTGTTTTTTCATGCTGAGCGGCGCCATCGGCATTTTACGCTTTCCCGATTTTTATACCCGCATGCACGCCGCGGGGATTACCGACACGCTGGCGACCTTCCTGGTAATCACCGGCCTTATGCTGATTGCGGGATGGTCGCTGGCGCTGTTCAAGCTCGGGCTGATCCTGCTATTCATATTTTTTACCAGCCCTACCGCCAGCCACGCGCTGGCCCGATCCGCCCAGCATTCGGAACTCAAATTGCAATCGCTGTGGGAAGGCAGCGCCAGTAATGGGCGGCCGCAGAAAAAAATTTCTACCAAAGGTAGTGAGCCGGATACCGCCGTGGAAGCAGCAGGCGTTTCCCGCTAG
- a CDS encoding polyprenyl synthetase family protein translates to MPAKLKMFLQTAGQQVEQTLTTALADHSSAEALFAAMNYAALGPGKRLRPALVYAAAQALAGNSAAGQSHEAAAALECVHAYSLVHDDLPAMDDDALRRGRATCHIQFDEATAILAGDALQTQAFELLAAAALPAELKIRLIAELAHASGARGMVAGQAIDLAAVDHALALEQLEEMHRLKTGALISASARMGAMIGGASDDQLAAITRYAEAIGLAFQVQDDILDVTADTETLGKTQGADAARNKPTYVSLLGLDGARSKAAELHGEASRALTTLSASPDATSASGIQILQLLADYIVERTH, encoded by the coding sequence ATGCCTGCCAAACTGAAGATGTTCCTGCAGACCGCCGGCCAGCAGGTCGAACAGACCCTCACCACTGCACTCGCAGACCACTCTTCCGCTGAAGCCCTGTTCGCCGCCATGAACTACGCGGCCCTGGGCCCAGGCAAACGCCTGCGCCCGGCACTGGTGTACGCCGCTGCCCAGGCTCTAGCGGGCAACAGCGCAGCCGGCCAGAGCCACGAGGCGGCGGCCGCCCTGGAGTGTGTACACGCTTACTCCCTGGTGCACGATGACCTCCCGGCCATGGACGATGACGCCCTGCGCCGCGGCCGCGCCACCTGTCATATCCAGTTCGACGAAGCCACCGCGATTCTCGCCGGCGATGCCCTGCAGACCCAGGCCTTCGAGCTCCTCGCCGCCGCGGCCCTGCCCGCCGAGCTCAAGATCCGCCTGATCGCAGAACTGGCCCACGCTTCGGGCGCCCGCGGTATGGTTGCCGGCCAGGCCATCGACCTGGCGGCGGTGGATCACGCCCTTGCCCTCGAGCAACTGGAAGAGATGCACCGCCTGAAAACCGGCGCCCTGATCTCCGCGAGTGCCCGTATGGGGGCGATGATCGGCGGCGCCAGCGACGATCAGCTGGCTGCCATCACCCGCTATGCCGAGGCCATCGGCCTGGCCTTCCAGGTGCAGGACGATATCCTGGACGTAACCGCGGATACCGAGACCCTGGGCAAAACCCAGGGCGCCGATGCCGCGCGCAACAAGCCCACCTATGTATCCCTGCTGGGTCTTGACGGTGCCCGCAGCAAGGCGGCGGAACTACACGGCGAAGCGAGCCGCGCTCTGACGACGCTTTCCGCCAGCCCAGATGCGACCAGTGCATCAGGCATCCAGATTCTACAGTTGCTCGCAGACTATATCGTCGAGCGGACCCACTGA
- a CDS encoding proton-conducting transporter membrane subunit has translation MSESNLLQLALLIPLLALIGIQLTARWENIREAVSLVSASALFAVTTELYQPLLAGTAISAHWLEILPGLSLAFRVEPLGLLFALVASFLWIVTTLYAIGYMRGHGEKNQTRFFSLFAVSIGAVMGIAFAENLFTLFVFYEILTLCTYPLVTHAGTDKARHGGRVYLSILLGTSVGFFLLAIVATWLLAGTLTFKPGGIFSADTSAALLSVLLVLFVFGVGKAAIMPFHGWLPAAMVAPTPVSALLHAVAVVKAGVFVLLKICLLIFGFETLQSIPATKWLLYLAGASILLASIVALRQQNLKKRLAYSTVSQLGYISLGALLATSAGMTGSALHIVMHAFGKITLFFCAGAILVAAHKTEIGDMRGLGRQMPITMTAFLIASLCIIGIPPTGGTWSKWYLMLGTFEAEQWILMALLMVSSLLSIAYLLPIPLHAFFSRDTQADGGAETVAVNNGIVTIQEAPLPSLIALGITAAGCIYLLLYPDAFYQLIKAGI, from the coding sequence ATGAGTGAGTCCAACCTGTTGCAGCTGGCCCTGTTGATTCCTCTGCTGGCATTGATTGGAATTCAGCTGACCGCACGCTGGGAAAATATACGGGAGGCGGTATCCCTGGTGAGTGCCAGCGCGCTGTTCGCAGTGACGACAGAACTCTACCAACCCCTGCTCGCAGGCACGGCCATTAGCGCCCACTGGCTGGAAATACTGCCCGGGTTGAGCCTGGCCTTTCGCGTGGAGCCCCTGGGGCTGTTGTTCGCACTGGTAGCGAGCTTTCTGTGGATCGTTACCACGCTTTACGCCATCGGCTACATGCGCGGCCACGGCGAGAAAAACCAGACCCGATTTTTCAGCCTGTTTGCGGTTTCCATCGGCGCGGTGATGGGGATCGCGTTTGCAGAAAACCTGTTCACCCTGTTCGTGTTCTACGAAATTCTGACCTTGTGCACCTATCCGCTGGTGACCCATGCAGGGACTGACAAGGCCCGTCACGGTGGCCGCGTTTACCTGAGCATCCTGCTGGGTACCTCGGTGGGTTTCTTCCTCCTCGCCATCGTCGCCACCTGGCTACTGGCAGGCACGTTAACCTTCAAGCCGGGAGGGATTTTCTCCGCGGATACCTCTGCGGCGCTACTGTCTGTTTTGCTGGTGCTGTTCGTATTCGGTGTCGGCAAGGCGGCAATCATGCCGTTTCACGGCTGGCTGCCTGCGGCCATGGTGGCGCCGACGCCGGTGAGTGCCCTGCTGCACGCAGTCGCCGTGGTCAAGGCCGGGGTATTTGTCCTGTTGAAAATCTGCCTGCTGATTTTCGGGTTTGAAACATTGCAGAGCATTCCCGCCACCAAGTGGCTGCTGTATCTGGCGGGCGCCTCGATTTTACTGGCGTCTATCGTTGCCCTGCGCCAGCAGAACCTGAAAAAGCGCCTCGCTTACTCCACCGTGAGCCAGCTTGGCTATATCAGTCTCGGTGCCCTGCTGGCGACCTCTGCGGGCATGACCGGCAGTGCACTGCATATCGTCATGCACGCGTTCGGCAAGATCACCCTGTTCTTCTGTGCGGGCGCCATCCTGGTAGCCGCGCACAAGACAGAGATCGGCGACATGCGCGGACTCGGCCGGCAGATGCCCATCACCATGACGGCGTTCCTGATCGCCAGCCTGTGCATTATCGGCATTCCACCCACCGGCGGCACCTGGAGCAAGTGGTATCTGATGCTGGGCACCTTTGAAGCCGAGCAGTGGATACTGATGGCGCTGTTGATGGTCAGCTCACTGCTGAGCATTGCCTACCTGCTGCCAATTCCCCTGCACGCATTTTTTTCCCGGGACACACAGGCCGATGGCGGCGCCGAAACAGTAGCGGTGAACAACGGTATTGTCACGATTCAGGAAGCGCCGCTGCCGTCACTGATTGCCCTCGGCATCACCGCCGCGGGCTGTATTTATTTGCTGCTCTACCCCGATGCTTTCTATCAGCTGATCAAGGCCGGAATCTGA
- a CDS encoding DUF4040 domain-containing protein encodes MELLLDIALLAMLLVTAVSIAWIKDLFAATMLAGIYGLLSAGFFMTMGAVDVAFTEAAVGAGISPLLILLTLALCGRHQRADRNRARLALALVIPLGALLIIATHDMPAFGAADAPAQLHVAPHYIQESMREIGIPNIVTSVLASYRGYDTLGEVVVIFTAGLGVLSLLRATSTVELQLPPQVNNQPLSQDIVLKVVAKVLIAPIMLYALYVQFHGEYGPGGGFQAGVIFAVGFILYGLVFGLDAVRRVASHDVVQLLSAMGVLVYGSVGLLSLANGKSFLDYSALAGDPVSGQHIGIIAIELGVGITVASVMIMIFYLFSEQLRLRGTDPASDAAPEIPGQEAS; translated from the coding sequence ATGGAGTTATTGCTGGATATCGCCCTGCTGGCAATGCTGCTGGTCACCGCAGTATCGATCGCGTGGATCAAGGACCTGTTCGCCGCAACCATGCTGGCGGGCATTTACGGCCTGCTGTCCGCCGGTTTTTTCATGACCATGGGCGCCGTCGATGTCGCATTCACTGAAGCAGCTGTGGGCGCCGGAATTTCTCCCCTGCTAATCCTGCTGACACTGGCACTGTGTGGCAGACACCAGCGCGCGGACCGCAATCGCGCGCGACTGGCACTGGCCCTAGTTATCCCACTGGGTGCGCTGCTGATCATCGCAACCCACGATATGCCGGCATTCGGCGCAGCCGATGCGCCAGCGCAATTACATGTGGCCCCGCACTATATTCAGGAATCCATGCGCGAGATCGGGATCCCCAATATTGTCACATCGGTGCTCGCCAGCTACCGGGGCTACGATACGCTCGGGGAGGTCGTGGTCATTTTTACCGCGGGTCTCGGTGTACTTTCTCTATTGCGGGCTACCTCAACCGTAGAACTCCAGCTTCCCCCGCAAGTAAACAATCAGCCGCTGTCTCAGGATATCGTGCTCAAGGTGGTGGCCAAGGTTTTGATCGCGCCGATCATGCTGTATGCCCTCTACGTGCAGTTCCACGGCGAATACGGGCCCGGCGGCGGCTTTCAGGCGGGCGTGATTTTCGCGGTGGGTTTTATTCTCTACGGGCTGGTGTTTGGTCTGGACGCGGTACGCCGCGTGGCGAGCCACGATGTGGTGCAGCTGCTATCTGCCATGGGCGTACTGGTTTATGGCAGTGTCGGGTTACTCAGCCTGGCCAATGGCAAAAGCTTTCTCGATTACAGCGCACTCGCCGGGGATCCGGTAAGCGGCCAGCACATCGGCATCATTGCCATCGAGCTCGGCGTGGGCATAACCGTGGCCTCGGTGATGATCATGATTTTCTACCTGTTTTCGGAGCAACTGCGCCTGCGCGGGACAGACCCCGCCTCCGACGCTGCGCCGGAAATACCGGGACAGGAGGCCAGCTGA
- a CDS encoding HNH endonuclease codes for MQAQILRLNLAGQPLEWLSWEEAACLYVRELVTWTMGGVVQTVHGGINRLGERSTLDLAAIIACGGDRMARPRKRPPLNNRALFARDQHTCLYCGSWFPIRELTRDHVHPVSKGGRDIWENVVTACRRCNQHKGNRLLQDLEIDLLALPFVPNAAEYLALTNSARIRGDQMEFLRGQFSRKRQESWLSEVVQQAG; via the coding sequence GTGCAAGCGCAAATCCTGAGGTTGAATCTCGCGGGGCAACCCCTCGAATGGCTGAGTTGGGAAGAGGCGGCCTGTCTGTACGTGCGGGAGCTGGTGACCTGGACCATGGGCGGGGTGGTGCAGACGGTACACGGCGGTATCAACCGCCTGGGAGAACGCTCCACCCTCGATCTCGCCGCGATCATTGCCTGTGGCGGCGATCGCATGGCGCGTCCGCGCAAACGCCCGCCGCTAAACAACCGCGCACTGTTTGCCCGGGACCAGCACACCTGTCTTTACTGCGGTAGCTGGTTTCCGATCCGCGAGTTAACCCGCGACCATGTGCACCCGGTTTCCAAGGGCGGCCGGGATATCTGGGAAAACGTGGTCACCGCCTGCCGTCGCTGCAACCAGCACAAGGGCAACCGCTTGCTGCAGGATCTTGAAATCGACTTGCTGGCGCTGCCGTTTGTGCCCAATGCGGCGGAATATCTGGCGCTTACCAACAGCGCGCGGATTCGCGGGGATCAGATGGAATTTCTGCGCGGGCAGTTTTCCCGCAAGCGGCAGGAAAGCTGGCTGTCAGAAGTGGTTCAGCAGGCGGGTTGA
- a CDS encoding cation:proton antiporter subunit C: MLLASHYNYWIVIALMMIGLYMVIAQGNLVKKVIGLNIFQTSVFIFYISVGKVEGGSAPILSEGEVLYSNPLPHVLILTAIVVGIATTALALALVIRIKRAYGSIEERDIQSAEEKQEQLLRQSTVEGAE; the protein is encoded by the coding sequence ATGTTACTGGCATCGCACTACAACTACTGGATCGTCATCGCGCTGATGATGATCGGGCTGTATATGGTCATTGCCCAGGGCAACCTGGTGAAAAAAGTTATCGGCCTGAATATTTTCCAGACATCCGTTTTTATTTTCTATATCAGTGTGGGAAAAGTTGAAGGCGGCAGCGCCCCCATTCTCAGTGAGGGGGAAGTGCTTTATTCCAATCCGCTACCGCATGTACTGATTCTCACGGCAATTGTTGTGGGCATAGCCACCACCGCACTGGCGCTGGCACTGGTGATTCGCATCAAACGCGCTTACGGCTCCATTGAAGAGCGGGATATACAGAGCGCAGAAGAAAAACAGGAACAGCTATTGCGCCAGTCAACGGTCGAGGGAGCGGAATAA
- a CDS encoding response regulator, giving the protein MDATGAPKARLVVVDGDEEACGLLSSLLEAEGYSVEILGSGELLLAHLASHTADLILLETVLPGTDGFELCRLLCGDEAMPPVMFVSSKNSEVDRVVGLEMGADDYIVKPFSDRELVARVKAILRRANRRAPSGKLGLYRFCNWTFFPAQMELKDGDGNTIALSSSETELLLAFVQHPQEPLSRDRLLDLTKGRESFPFDRSIDSHVSRLRRKLGDDAKHPDIIKTAWGTGYIFTYSVEPG; this is encoded by the coding sequence ATGGATGCTACCGGTGCGCCGAAAGCCCGACTTGTGGTGGTCGATGGCGACGAAGAGGCCTGCGGGCTATTGAGCTCCCTGCTCGAAGCGGAGGGGTACAGTGTGGAAATTCTGGGGAGCGGCGAGTTGCTGCTTGCCCATCTGGCCTCCCACACAGCGGATCTGATCCTGCTGGAAACCGTGCTTCCCGGTACCGATGGATTTGAGTTGTGTCGCCTGCTGTGTGGTGACGAGGCGATGCCGCCGGTGATGTTCGTTTCCAGTAAAAACAGTGAAGTGGACCGAGTGGTGGGGCTGGAGATGGGGGCCGACGATTACATTGTCAAACCCTTCAGTGACCGCGAGCTGGTGGCGCGGGTGAAAGCGATTTTACGTCGCGCCAACCGTCGCGCGCCCAGTGGCAAGCTCGGCCTCTACCGTTTTTGTAACTGGACCTTTTTCCCCGCGCAGATGGAACTCAAGGATGGAGACGGCAACACCATCGCCCTCTCCTCCAGTGAGACAGAGCTGCTGCTGGCTTTTGTACAGCATCCCCAGGAACCCCTCTCCAGAGACCGGTTGCTCGACCTCACCAAAGGCCGTGAGAGCTTTCCGTTTGATCGCAGTATCGATTCCCATGTCAGCCGCCTGCGGCGCAAGCTGGGGGATGATGCCAAGCATCCGGATATCATCAAGACCGCCTGGGGCACTGGCTACATATTTACCTACTCGGTAGAGCCAGGTTAA
- a CDS encoding Na+/H+ antiporter subunit E, whose product MRYTFSLFAVLAFIWLANSGLYSPLILFFGLLSVLFVILIARRMKVVDGESLPLNLWSSLPGYYLWLLRKIITSNLEVVGCIWGSLLPGRKPIAPVSKYIPTVLRTDLGKVLYANSITLTPGTVSIDVGNDSILVHALTQDGLQELERGEMEQRIHKLAEGDASPDHDTATQPEAQC is encoded by the coding sequence ATGCGTTACACCTTTAGTCTTTTCGCTGTACTTGCATTTATCTGGCTCGCCAATTCCGGCCTCTACTCGCCACTGATACTCTTTTTCGGGCTGTTGTCAGTCTTGTTCGTGATCCTGATTGCGCGACGCATGAAAGTAGTCGACGGTGAATCCCTGCCTCTGAATCTTTGGTCATCCCTCCCCGGTTACTACCTGTGGCTGCTGCGAAAAATCATCACCAGTAATCTCGAAGTGGTCGGCTGTATCTGGGGAAGTCTGTTACCGGGCCGCAAACCCATCGCACCGGTGAGCAAATATATTCCCACGGTGCTGCGCACTGATCTCGGCAAAGTGCTCTACGCCAATTCCATTACCCTCACTCCCGGCACCGTCTCCATCGATGTCGGAAATGATTCCATTCTGGTACACGCGCTGACCCAGGATGGATTACAGGAACTCGAACGAGGGGAGATGGAACAACGCATCCACAAGCTGGCAGAAGGCGACGCATCACCAGATCACGACACTGCTACACAGCCGGAGGCCCAATGCTGA